From Salmo salar chromosome ssa04, Ssal_v3.1, whole genome shotgun sequence, one genomic window encodes:
- the LOC106602694 gene encoding ribosomal protein S6 kinase beta-2 isoform X1 gives MAGVFDIDLESEDLSDAEDDVCDFTLAETDPVQTEEIELTSAIVNRDSERIGPDSFELLSVLGKGGYGKVFQVRKVQGAQTGKIFAMKVLKKAKIVCNAKDTAHTRAEREILETVRHPFIVDLLYAFQTGGKLYLILECLSGGELFMQLEKEGIFMEDTACFYLGEIVLALGHLHSNGIIYRDLKPENIMLNHQGHIKLTDFGLCKESIHDGAVTHTFCGTIEYMAPEILTRTGHNRAVDWWSLGALMYDMMTGSPPFTAENRKKTIDKILKCKLHLPPYLTLDARDMIKKLLKKSPLQRLGSSAADCKDIQKHPFFRHINWDDLLNKRCEPPYKPCLQSDEDVSQFDTRFTKQTPVDSPDDSTISHQHEHAFAGFTYVAPSVLESLKEGFSFEPRTRPVRRHNSSPRTPISPLKFSLPGSFAKSTGGGESESDLLSQTSFHLPPTAPPTDNGATQPIRTPGRNKKQKGNRR, from the exons ATGGCTGGTGTTTTCGATATTGACCTGGAGTCAGAAGACCTTAGCGATGCCGAG GATGACGTTTGTGACTTCACATTAGCAGAGACAGACCC TGTTCAAACAGAAGAGATAGAGCTGACCAGTGCCATTGTcaacagagacagtgagaggatCGGACCAGACAGCTTTGAGCTGCTAAGTGTGCTGGGCAAGGGGGGCTATGGCaag GTTTTCCAGGTACGGAAAGTGCAGGGTGCACAGACAGGGAAGATATTCGCCATGAAGGTTTTAAAGAAG GCGAAGATTGTGTGTAACGCAAAGGACACAGCCCACACGCGTGCAGAGCGGGAGATTCTGGAGACGGTGCGGCACCCCTTCATCGTGGACCTGCTGTATGCCTTCCAGACTGGGGGTAAACTCTACCTCATCCTGGAATGTCTCAGTG GTGGAGAACTGTTCATGCAGCTGGAGAAAGAAGGAATCTTCATGGAGGACACAGCCTG TTTTTATCTGGGCGAGATTGTGCTTGCTTTGGGACACCTCCACTCAAATGGAATCATCTACCGAGATCTCAAACCAGAGAATATCATGCTGAACCACcaag GACACATCAAGCTGACTGACTTTGGCCTGTGTAAGGAGTCTATTCACGACGGAGCGGTCACGCACACCTTCTGTGGGACCATAGAGTACAT ggCTCCAGAGATTCTGACACGTACAGGACACAACCGGGCGGTGGACTGGTGGAGTCTTGGAGCCCTGATGTATGACATGATGACGGGCtcg CCTCCGTTCACTGCTGAGAACAGGAAGAAGACCATTGATAAGATCTTGAAGTGTAAACTCCACCTACCGCCCTATCTCACACTGGACGCCCGAGATATGATCAAAAAG ctGCTGAAGAAGAGTCCTCTTCAGCGACTAGGCTCTAGTGCGGCAGACTGTAAAGACATACAG AAGCATCCCTTCTTCAGACACATCAACTGGGACGACCTGCTGAATAAGAGGTGTGAGCCGCCCTACAAGCCATGCCTG CAGTCGGATGAGGACGTGAGCCAGTTTGACACGAGGTTCACCAAGCAGACCCCAGTGGACAGTCCCGACGACTCCACAATCAGCCACCAGCACGAACACGCCTTCGCT GGTTTTACCTATGTGGCTCCCTCTGTGTTGGAGAGTCTGAAGGAGGGATTCTCCTTTGAGCCACGGACACGTCCTGTACGCAGACACAACAGCAGTCCACGCACCCCCatcag TCCTCTCAAGTTCTCTCTCCCCGGGTCATTTGCCAAGTccacagggggaggagagagcgagtcgGACCTTCTCTCCCAGACCTCGTTCCATCTCCCGCCAACCGCCCCGCCCACCGACAACGGCGCCACGCAACCAATCCGCACGCCGGGCCGGAACAAGAAGCAGAAGGGTAACCGGAGATGA
- the LOC106602656 gene encoding uncharacterized protein encodes MTTLQYLGISVIFIIDLLGDVNAEVNILTQREGQSVTLHTGLTGLHVDTIFWVFGPVIPNTSIVESQVIRGENITEFKGRFSDRLQLDRETGSLTIRNLTLNNSGVYQLDIFNTHKTSQRFNLTVYAPVPLPQVQKISEGDVLDSSSEKGSCSVVCSVENQIDRTLSWYRGEKRLNQTSSPDLSTNLSLSLEIKLKDKDIYSCVAANPVSNQTTKLNIETLCLQFVESGPNLTTIIVIVLTLFIGICCIWEKKDIKATHSYFILLIPDLLGAVNAEVNILTQREGQSVTLHTGLTGLHVDKIFWFFGPVIPNTSIVESQVIRGENITEFKGRFPDRLQLDRETGSLTIRNLTLNNSGVYQLNIFNTHKTSQRFNLTVYAPVPLPQVRKIPQGDVLDSSSEKGSCSVVCSVENQIYRTLSWYRGEKRLNQTSSPDLSTNLSLSLEIKLQDKDIYSCVAANPVSNQTTKLNIETLCLQFVESGPNLTTIIVIVLVIVRTLFIGICCIWKKKDIKWCCVSTSGSPEEEDSVV; translated from the exons ATCTGTTGGGAGATGTGAATGCTGAAGTGAATATattgacacagagagaggggcagTCTGTCACTCTACACACTGGACTAACTGGACTACATGTTGATACGATATTTTGGGTCTTTGGTCCAGTCATTCCAAACACCTCAATAGTTGAGAGTCAGGTCATCAGAGGAGAGAACATCACAGAATTCAAAGGAAGATTCTCAGACAGATTGCAGCTGGACAGAGAAACTGGATCTCTCACCATCAGAAATCTCACCCTCAACAACTCTGGAGTTTATCAGCTAGACATTTTCAATACACACAAAACATCTCAGAGATTCAACCTAACTGTCTATG CTCCAGTACCACTTCCTCAAGTCCAAAAAATCTCTGAAGGTGATGTTCTGGACAGTTCATCAGAGAAGGGGAGCTGTTCAGTGGTGTGTTCTGTGGAGAACCAGATAGATAGGACCCTGTCCTggtacagaggagagaagagactcAACCAGACCAGCAGCCCTGACCTCTCCaccaacctgtctctctctctggagataaAGCTAAAGGACAAAGATATCTACAGCTGTGTGGCTGCCAACCCAGTCAGCAACCAGACAACCAAACTCAACATTGAAACGCTCTGCCTTCAGTTTGTAG AGTCTGGTCCTAATCTAACCACTATCATTGTGATAGTCCTAACGTTATTTATTGGAATATGCTGCATATGGGAAAAGAAAGATATTAAAG CAACACATTCATATTTCATTCTTTTGATTCCAGATCTGTTGGGAGCTGTGAATGCTGAAGTGAATATattgacacagagagaggggcagTCTGTCACTCTCCACACTGGACTAACTGGACTACATGTTGATAAGATATTTTGGTTCTTTGGTCCAGTCATTCCAAACACCTCAATAGTTGAGAGTCAGGTCATCAGAGGAGAGAACATCACAGAATTCAAAGGAAGATTCCCAGACAGACTGCAGCTGGACAGAGAAACTGGATCTCTCACCATCAGAAATCTCACCCTCAACAACTCTGGAGTTTATCAGCTAAACATTTTCAATACACACAAAACATCTCAGAGATTCAACCTAACTGTCTATG CTCCAGTACCACTTCCTCAAGTCAGAAAAATCCCTCAAGGTGATGTTCTGGACAGTTCATCAGAGAAGGGGAGCTGTTCAGTGGTGTGTTCTGTGGAGAACCAGATATATAGGACCCTGTCCTggtacagaggagagaagagactcAACCAGACCAGCAGCCCTGACCTCTCCaccaacctgtctctctctctggagataaAGCTACAGGACAAAGATATCTACAGCTGTGTGGCTGCCAACCCAGTCAGCAACCAGACAACCAAACTCAACATTGAAACGCTCTGCCTTCAGTTTGTAG AGTCTGGTCCTAATCTAACCACTATCATTGTGATAGTCCTTGTAATAGTCCGAACGTTATTTATTGGAATATGCTGCATCTGGAAAAAGAAAGATATTAAAT GGTGCTGTGTATCCACCTCAGGGAGTCCAGAAGAGGAGGACTCTGTGGTGTAG
- the LOC106602655 gene encoding SLAM family member 5 yields the protein MKRHRLILMEHRQASDLKEEVKPLRGREGQTATLHTGLAKLQSDAKILWIFGPDSPDIFIVESLQVFRGEIITEYKGRFQGRLQLDRETGSLTVRNITINDAGLYQLQVISELVTYHNFIFTVYASVPTPNIRNTPHNPSVDSRLVSGSCSVVCSVANGKEVTLSWYRGEEKLNNTSSPHQADLSLPLEIKGTNSDTYSCVATNPVSNQTTKLSIEEHCLQHADSSDCARCITLTELVVRSVLSALVAVATIALLVHHFWHRRNP from the exons ATGAAACGGCATCGACTCATCCTCATGGAGCACAGACAAGCCAGTG ATCTGAAGGAGGAAGTGAAGccactgagagggagagaagggcagACTGCCACTCTACACACTGGACTTGCCAAACTACAGAGTGACGCAAAGATATTATGGATATTTGGACCAGACAGTCCAGACATATTCATTGTTGAGAGTCTTCAGGTCTTCAGAGGAGAAATTATAACTGAGTACAAAGGGAGATTCCAAGGCAGACTACAGctggacagagagactggatctcTCACCGTCAGAAACATCACCATCAACGACGCTGGACTTTATCAGCTTCAAGTCATCAGTGAACTGGTCACCTACCACAATTTCATTTTCACAGTCTACG CTTCAGTGCCTACTCCTAACATCAGAAACACCCCACATAATCCCTCAGTAGACAGTCGGTTGGTCAGTGGgagctgttctgtggtgtgttctGTGGCGAACGGGAAAGAGGTAACCTTGTCctggtacagaggagaggagaaactgaACAATACAAGTAGTCCCCATCAGGCcgacctgtctctccctctggaaATTAAAGGAACAAACAGTGACACCTACAGCTGTGTAGCAACCAACCCTGTCAGTAACCAGACAACCAAACTCAGCATTGAGGAGCACTGTCTGCAACATGCAG aCTCCAGTGACTGTGCCCGGTGCATCACCCTGACTGAGTTGGTGGTGCGATCAGTCCTGTCTGCCCTGGTGGCTGTGGCTACGATCGCTCTGCTAGTTCATCACTTCTGGCACAGAAGAAACCCTTAG
- the LOC106602694 gene encoding ribosomal protein S6 kinase beta-2 isoform X2 produces MPRETNIRTATRTRARMAGVFDIDLESEDLSDAEDDVCDFTLAETDPVQTEEIELTSAIVNRDSERIGPDSFELLSVLGKGGYGKVFQVRKVQGAQTGKIFAMKVLKKAKIVCNAKDTAHTRAEREILETVRHPFIVDLLYAFQTGGKLYLILECLSGGELFMQLEKEGIFMEDTACFYLGEIVLALGHLHSNGIIYRDLKPENIMLNHQGHIKLTDFGLCKESIHDGAVTHTFCGTIEYMAPEILTRTGHNRAVDWWSLGALMYDMMTGSPPFTAENRKKTIDKILKCKLHLPPYLTLDARDMIKKLLKKSPLQRLGSSAADCKDIQKHPFFRHINWDDLLNKRCEPPYKPCLQSDEDVSQFDTRFTKQTPVDSPDDSTISHQHEHAFAGFTYVAPSVLESLKEGFSFEPRTRPVRRHNSSPRTPISPLKFSLPGSFAKSTGGGESESDLLSQTSFHLPPTAPPTDNGATQPIRTPGRNKKQKGNRR; encoded by the exons ATGCCAAGAGAAACAAACATCAGAACAGCAACAAGGACCAGAGCGAG GATGGCTGGTGTTTTCGATATTGACCTGGAGTCAGAAGACCTTAGCGATGCCGAG GATGACGTTTGTGACTTCACATTAGCAGAGACAGACCC TGTTCAAACAGAAGAGATAGAGCTGACCAGTGCCATTGTcaacagagacagtgagaggatCGGACCAGACAGCTTTGAGCTGCTAAGTGTGCTGGGCAAGGGGGGCTATGGCaag GTTTTCCAGGTACGGAAAGTGCAGGGTGCACAGACAGGGAAGATATTCGCCATGAAGGTTTTAAAGAAG GCGAAGATTGTGTGTAACGCAAAGGACACAGCCCACACGCGTGCAGAGCGGGAGATTCTGGAGACGGTGCGGCACCCCTTCATCGTGGACCTGCTGTATGCCTTCCAGACTGGGGGTAAACTCTACCTCATCCTGGAATGTCTCAGTG GTGGAGAACTGTTCATGCAGCTGGAGAAAGAAGGAATCTTCATGGAGGACACAGCCTG TTTTTATCTGGGCGAGATTGTGCTTGCTTTGGGACACCTCCACTCAAATGGAATCATCTACCGAGATCTCAAACCAGAGAATATCATGCTGAACCACcaag GACACATCAAGCTGACTGACTTTGGCCTGTGTAAGGAGTCTATTCACGACGGAGCGGTCACGCACACCTTCTGTGGGACCATAGAGTACAT ggCTCCAGAGATTCTGACACGTACAGGACACAACCGGGCGGTGGACTGGTGGAGTCTTGGAGCCCTGATGTATGACATGATGACGGGCtcg CCTCCGTTCACTGCTGAGAACAGGAAGAAGACCATTGATAAGATCTTGAAGTGTAAACTCCACCTACCGCCCTATCTCACACTGGACGCCCGAGATATGATCAAAAAG ctGCTGAAGAAGAGTCCTCTTCAGCGACTAGGCTCTAGTGCGGCAGACTGTAAAGACATACAG AAGCATCCCTTCTTCAGACACATCAACTGGGACGACCTGCTGAATAAGAGGTGTGAGCCGCCCTACAAGCCATGCCTG CAGTCGGATGAGGACGTGAGCCAGTTTGACACGAGGTTCACCAAGCAGACCCCAGTGGACAGTCCCGACGACTCCACAATCAGCCACCAGCACGAACACGCCTTCGCT GGTTTTACCTATGTGGCTCCCTCTGTGTTGGAGAGTCTGAAGGAGGGATTCTCCTTTGAGCCACGGACACGTCCTGTACGCAGACACAACAGCAGTCCACGCACCCCCatcag TCCTCTCAAGTTCTCTCTCCCCGGGTCATTTGCCAAGTccacagggggaggagagagcgagtcgGACCTTCTCTCCCAGACCTCGTTCCATCTCCCGCCAACCGCCCCGCCCACCGACAACGGCGCCACGCAACCAATCCGCACGCCGGGCCGGAACAAGAAGCAGAAGGGTAACCGGAGATGA